From the Dehalogenimonas sp. THU2 genome, the window TATTACCTATCATTATCATATTCTTATTTTAAATACGCATGTTGGCGGATAGTATATTCCCTATAATTACATTACAATACCTTATAGAACTATATCTAATAACAAGGAGCAACACTATGGGCAACAAATTCCATTCGACAATGAGCCGCCGTGATTTCATGAAGGGCCTCGGACTGGCCGGTGCCGGCATCGGTGCCGCCGCAGCCATCGCCCCTTCCTTCAGTGATCTCGACGAACTCGCCGCTTCTGGACCTTCCGCCCGCCACCCCTGGTGGGTTAAGGAAAATGAACTCGAA encodes:
- a CDS encoding twin-arginine translocation signal domain-containing protein; this translates as MGNKFHSTMSRRDFMKGLGLAGAGIGAAAAIAPSFSDLDELAASGPSARHPWWVKENELE